From Microbacterium sp. YJN-G, a single genomic window includes:
- a CDS encoding YceI family protein produces the protein MTIEIPGYRPGTWVLDPSHSEVTFSVRHMMISKVRGTFGMKEATLIAPENPLEAKVEAKVDVTSIDTKDENRDAHLRSGDFFDIENHPTMEFVSTGTRLVDGDFLVDGDLTIRGITKPVTFEFEFGGFGQDPYGNYKAGASAKTVINREDFGLTWNAALETGGVLVGKEVTIGLDLQGALQA, from the coding sequence ATGACGATCGAGATCCCCGGCTACCGCCCCGGCACCTGGGTCCTGGACCCCTCGCACAGCGAGGTCACCTTCAGCGTCCGCCACATGATGATCTCGAAGGTGCGCGGCACCTTCGGCATGAAGGAAGCGACCCTGATCGCGCCCGAGAACCCGCTCGAGGCCAAGGTCGAGGCGAAGGTCGACGTGACGTCGATCGACACGAAGGATGAGAACCGCGACGCTCACCTGCGCTCGGGCGACTTCTTCGACATCGAGAACCACCCCACGATGGAGTTCGTCTCCACCGGTACCCGCCTCGTGGACGGCGACTTCCTCGTCGACGGCGACCTGACCATCCGCGGCATCACCAAGCCGGTGACCTTCGAGTTCGAGTTCGGCGGCTTCGGCCAGGACCCGTACGGCAACTACAAGGCCGGCGCCTCGGCGAAGACCGTCATCAACCGCGAGGACTTCGGCCTCACCTGGAACGCCGCGCTCGAGACCGGCGGCGTCCTGGTCGGCAAGGAGGTCACCATCGGCCTCGACCTCCAGGGCGCTCTGCAGGCCTGA